A window of Pararhodobacter sp. genomic DNA:
CGGCAGGTCGGGGCTCGCGGGCGATGGGACCGCGTACATCTGGCTGTGTGGGCTGTAGTGCGTGCAGGGCGACGGGCCGGTGCGGTCCGCAAAGCTCCAACGGCGATCCAAGGCACCGGCTTGGGCCTGGTACACGCGGGCCGGCGCTTGGGCGCGTACGGTCGGGCGGCTGGTTTCTGGTGGCACGGAATAGGGCGAGCCTGACGACGCGGCGGCTTGCGTCGGCGCGACGACAACACGCGGCGCGGAGGCGACGGCGCGTGCCGCCGGGGCGCGCACGGTCACAGGCGCTGGCAGAACCGGCGCGGCCTGCGCAACGGCGGCAGCACCCGACGGCAGGCTGGCGGAGAAGCCACACATCGGGCGGCGATCATCGCCATAGCGCGGCACCCAGGTCGTATTTCCGTTGAAGCCGGCGCGCACGAAAACGCAGCCATTGCTGTCGACATATTGTGACGCGGTGTAGCTGGCTGGCGGGGTCTCGGCCGGGGTCCGGCCGGACTGCGCCTGTGCCGCCACAACCGATGCGGCCAATAGGACCGCGGCGGTCGAGAAGAGCTTGGCAACCATTATAATTCCCCCTGGTGACTCTTTTCAAGAATGCAACGCCAAGTCTGTCGAGTAAAGCCTTAACTTTCGGTTACTTGGTGCCAAACATCCGGTCGCCCGCATCGCCAAGACCCGGTACAATATACCCGTGGTCGTTCAGACACTCATCCAGCGAGGCGGTGACCACCCGCACATCCGGGTGCGCCTCTTGCATCCGGGCCACGCCTTCCGGGGCCGCCAACAGGCACAGGAAAATGATTTTCTTCGCACCCGCTGCCTTGAGCAGATCAATCGCCGCAACCGAGGAATTCCCCGTCGCCAGCATCGGAT
This region includes:
- a CDS encoding SPOR domain-containing protein; its protein translation is MVAKLFSTAAVLLAASVVAAQAQSGRTPAETPPASYTASQYVDSNGCVFVRAGFNGNTTWVPRYGDDRRPMCGFSASLPSGAAAVAQAAPVLPAPVTVRAPAARAVASAPRVVVAPTQAAASSGSPYSVPPETSRPTVRAQAPARVYQAQAGALDRRWSFADRTGPSPCTHYSPHSQMYAVPSPASPDLPLRCGPQAVHPADALREQSPRGGVWEPWNGANPYPAPNNNVYMLPPAYAPRWPEPYLNGASHQRPAAPAPSAPRATVSTMGTTAGVTAHQPSVAANGGRMSNGQYVQVGTYRERSNVQTAISRLQSSGMPVATGSTSNGGRPLQVVLAGPFHSQAELNAALGRARAMGYSDAFIR